The following DNA comes from Enterocloster bolteae.
TTCGCATCCTCCAGAGCCTGCAGGGCCTTCTCCGCATCTTCCTTGCGCTTGGCCTCCTCTGCCGCCTTGGCCTTCTCCTCTTCCACCGATACAGCCTTGTTAAACTCCACACTGGTCTTCATATATTCCTTGAACACATATCCTTCCAAATCTGAATCCACCTGCACCTTCAGGAAATCACCTTCCTCGCCCGTAACCACATAATGGGCGCCCTCTGACAGCAGTGTCAGTGTCTTTCCTTCCATGTCAGGACTTTGTCTCAGACGCAGGCTGGGGGTGCCCACTATGGTGCCATAGGTGGTTCCCACCTGCTTGGCCCTGGATTCTGCCTGCTGTCCTGTAACAAAGTAATCAGCTTTTATGTAGCCGGTCACGGAACCGGACTGAATCTTGTACCATTTTCCGCCCTCTCCGTCCACCGTGTCCAGGATGGTGGCCGCGCAATCATTGTTAATCTTGCCGGTGACACCGCTGCTGGTATTGGCCTCTGTACGGATGTTTACCGTGCCGTTTATCTTGGACACGGCAATGTTGTCATACGCCGAGGACTTTGGTTTGGACGCGGTCTCCTGGGCAGTCTTTGCCTTACCGGCGTCTCCTGACGCGCTGCCGGACTGGCCGCTTGCCTTATTGCCGCTGCCCTGGCCGCTGGCGGAACCAGCGGCTGTATTTGACTGGGCTGATTTGTTCTGTATGTTGGAATAGGATGAAGCCAGCTGCTTTTCCGGCTCTGTATTCCCTGCATAATAATTATTCAGCGCAACGGATATACCCGCCAGAGAAGAGCCTGTCTCCAGGTTTGTGGACGCCATAGCGTTCACAGAAAGCGCGCAGCTGCACAGACCGCTGAGCACGATTACTTTCTTCCAGTTATTCATCTGTAGCCTGCCTCCCCTAATTCTCTACCAGATACCGCTCCACACTGGTTATGGCGTTTGCACCGTCCGCAGCAGCTGTAATAATCTGACGAAGCGGCTTGGTCCTCACGTCACCTGCCGCAAAGATACCGGGTGCCGATGTCACAGTATCCTCCCCGGCCCTGATATAGCCGTGGTCCATATCCACCAAACCCTCAAAGGCCCTGCTCTCCGGTGTTATGCCCACTGCGATAAACACGCCCTGTACATCCAGTTCTCTTTTCTGTCCATTTTTTACATTGGTCAGGGAAAGACTCTTTACCATTCCATCCCCATTGATACTGTCGGCCACTGTGTCCCATATTACCTCCACATTATCCAGGGACAGCAGATTCTCCTGCAGGCTCTTGGCTGCCCGCAGTTCATTTCTCCTGTGAATCAGATACACCTTGCTGCACATACGCGCCAGGAAAATGGCATCCTCCACAGCCACATCGCCGCCTCCGATGACTGCCGTGACCTTATTGCGGAAAAATGCCCCGTCGCAGGTGGCACAGTAGGACACTCCGGCTCCTGCCAGCTCTTCCTCGCCCGGCACGCCCAGCTTCCTGTGCACAGCTCCGGTGGCAAGTATAAGGGACCTGGCCTCATAGGTATTTCCCTGACACACCACGCCCTTGATTGCGCCTTTTCCTCCATCCTGGATATTCAGAACCTCGTCCTCCACGAACCGGGCTCCCAGACGGTCTGCGTGTTCCCTGAATTTAATTCCCAGGTCGTATCCGCCGATTCCGGGAAGTCCGGGATAGTTGTCCACCTCATAGGTGGTCAGGACCTGGCCTCCGCTGACCATTGCCTTTTCTACCACAAGAGTGTCCAGCTTTGCCCTCTGGGCGTAAACAGCAGCCGCCAGACCTGCCGGTCCGGAACCGATAATAATCAAATCATAAATATGAGACATAGTTTCACCTTTTCCTTTTATTCGATCTAAGCCGATATTTTCACTGTTTTGTTTCAATCCACACCCGGTAATGAAACAGAGTACGACTGTTTGTTTCCGGCAATGCATCCATCCGCCTGTTGGGGCGGGGGTATTTTAGCTTCTTTTGTTAAACAATTTGTAATTATTATATCACAAATAAATTATTTATTACAATTCAATTTCTTACAATTCTATCATTGGTATGGTAAAATATGTTATAACCCATAACAGAAAGGATGTGTATCTTATGCCGCGTAAAACCGTACTGGTCACCGGAGCCTCCAGAGGCATCGGCAAGGCCGTGGCAGTTAAGTTTGCAAAGAAGGGCTATAATGTGGCTATCAGCTGTGTCCACAGGGAGGAACAGCTGATGCAGACCCGGAAAGAAATCGAATCCTTCCAGGTCCCCTGCCTGGCATACAAAGGAGATATGGGGGACATGGCTTGCTGTGAGGAGCTGTTCCTTAAGATTAAAAAGATGTTCGGTGGTGTGGATGTCCTTGTGAACAATGCCGGCATCTCCTATATCGGACTTCTCCAGGATATGACTCCGGCGGACTGGGAGCGCATGCTGCGCACCAACCTGACATCTGTTTTCAATTGCTGCAAGCTGGCGGTCCCCTATATGATTTCTCAGAAGCAGGGAAAAATTGTCAATATATCTTCTGTATGGGGCGTTGTGGGCGCCTCCTGCGAGACAGCCTACTCAGCCACCAAAGGCGGTATCAACGCCCTGACAAA
Coding sequences within:
- a CDS encoding SH3 domain-containing C40 family peptidase; the protein is MNNWKKVIVLSGLCSCALSVNAMASTNLETGSSLAGISVALNNYYAGNTEPEKQLASSYSNIQNKSAQSNTAAGSASGQGSGNKASGQSGSASGDAGKAKTAQETASKPKSSAYDNIAVSKINGTVNIRTEANTSSGVTGKINNDCAATILDTVDGEGGKWYKIQSGSVTGYIKADYFVTGQQAESRAKQVGTTYGTIVGTPSLRLRQSPDMEGKTLTLLSEGAHYVVTGEEGDFLKVQVDSDLEGYVFKEYMKTSVEFNKAVSVEEEKAKAAEEAKRKEDAEKALQALEDAKKADAAKKTTAATTKAEKTTEAPATTAPKKEETKGTDAVTTIAANPENGKDSTVAAPTTAKAPETVDSKEPGSPGGTSTEVASATRNAVVAYAKQFLGNPYVYGGTSLTSGADCSGFTQSVFAHFGISTGRSSRDQAARGKSIPVSDAKPGDLLFYASGDYINHVAIYIGGGQVIHASNPTTGICITPANYRTPCKAVTFLD
- the ymfI gene encoding elongation factor P 5-aminopentanone reductase — protein: MPRKTVLVTGASRGIGKAVAVKFAKKGYNVAISCVHREEQLMQTRKEIESFQVPCLAYKGDMGDMACCEELFLKIKKMFGGVDVLVNNAGISYIGLLQDMTPADWERMLRTNLTSVFNCCKLAVPYMISQKQGKIVNISSVWGVVGASCETAYSATKGGINALTKALAKELAPSNIQVNAIACGAIDTEMNQWMDEDDLIALVDEIPSGRLGRAEEVADLAYHLGYKESYLTGQIIGLDGGWI
- the trxB gene encoding thioredoxin-disulfide reductase codes for the protein MSHIYDLIIIGSGPAGLAAAVYAQRAKLDTLVVEKAMVSGGQVLTTYEVDNYPGLPGIGGYDLGIKFREHADRLGARFVEDEVLNIQDGGKGAIKGVVCQGNTYEARSLILATGAVHRKLGVPGEEELAGAGVSYCATCDGAFFRNKVTAVIGGGDVAVEDAIFLARMCSKVYLIHRRNELRAAKSLQENLLSLDNVEVIWDTVADSINGDGMVKSLSLTNVKNGQKRELDVQGVFIAVGITPESRAFEGLVDMDHGYIRAGEDTVTSAPGIFAAGDVRTKPLRQIITAAADGANAITSVERYLVEN